In Calothrix sp. PCC 7507, one DNA window encodes the following:
- a CDS encoding class I SAM-dependent methyltransferase translates to MPQPKPIKISQATRYQNAALNYYLELTGSPYLHYGYWEPLPSCSDDLTLARFRIAQEAYTAKLFTFIPVGTNTVLDVGCGIGGNAAYLKKRGFTVEGLAPDPFQQEMFVQRTHGQIPFHLTRFEDFPQTHSYDLILFSESSQYMAADDIAQGAARLLNDGGYLLLADMIRTDAKYYEGIFSNCHVGSVLNDALTQAGFNLVKSEDISAQAAPTIDLGIANFRTFGLSTIKYLGDLLAIAVPPLHKLLRWMFNRWVKKLVVEGLEARKIFDKYLCYEIQLWQLSEKGKRAGSRLAVSVAEWEQGEEPHT, encoded by the coding sequence ATGCCTCAACCCAAGCCAATTAAAATTTCTCAAGCGACTCGCTATCAAAATGCTGCGCTCAATTACTATTTGGAACTTACAGGTTCCCCTTATCTCCATTATGGGTATTGGGAGCCACTGCCCAGTTGCAGTGATGATTTGACTCTTGCACGGTTCCGCATCGCGCAGGAAGCTTATACAGCTAAACTTTTCACTTTCATTCCCGTGGGAACAAACACAGTACTTGATGTTGGCTGTGGTATTGGTGGCAATGCTGCTTATCTCAAAAAGCGTGGTTTCACAGTTGAAGGATTAGCACCTGATCCATTCCAACAAGAGATGTTTGTACAACGGACTCATGGTCAAATACCCTTCCATTTAACAAGATTTGAAGATTTCCCCCAAACTCACTCTTATGACTTGATTCTCTTCAGCGAAAGTAGCCAGTATATGGCGGCTGATGACATTGCTCAAGGGGCTGCACGTCTACTTAATGATGGTGGTTATCTACTACTTGCCGATATGATCCGGACTGATGCCAAATACTATGAGGGCATCTTCTCGAATTGTCATGTTGGTAGTGTGCTAAACGATGCTTTGACGCAGGCTGGGTTCAATTTAGTCAAATCTGAGGATATCTCAGCCCAAGCTGCACCGACGATTGACTTGGGTATTGCCAATTTCCGGACTTTTGGGTTGAGTACTATTAAATATCTTGGTGATCTTTTAGCGATCGCAGTTCCGCCTTTACATAAACTCTTGCGCTGGATGTTTAACCGCTGGGTGAAAAAGCTTGTTGTCGAAGGGTTAGAAGCACGCAAAATTTTTGACAAATATCTTTGTTATGAAATTCAGCTTTGGCAGTTGTCAGAAAAAGGAAAAAGGGCAGGGAGCAGGCTTGCCGTGAGCGTAGCCGAATGGGAGCAAGGGGAAGAACCCCATACTTAA
- a CDS encoding DUF1345 domain-containing protein, whose translation MQLNLFKNFDPRPRLIIALGFAVFISIILPPWLHLPTRLLCAWNSGADFFLALAWLKISQATPEKTRRYAQADHEGRLTIFMLVIAAACASVLAIGFLLNDKKGLTPILLILHVMLSIMTIVGSWLLVHIMFALQYAHIYYQKTSNSEEIIRGLDFPNNDSPDYWEFLYYSFVIGMTSQVSDVQTTSSSMRRLSLVHGILSFFFNTTILAMSINIIASLI comes from the coding sequence GTGCAATTGAATTTATTTAAAAACTTCGATCCTCGTCCCAGGCTAATCATTGCGCTTGGTTTTGCTGTCTTTATCTCAATAATACTTCCGCCTTGGCTGCACTTACCTACTCGTCTGTTGTGTGCATGGAATTCAGGCGCTGATTTTTTCTTAGCCTTAGCTTGGTTAAAAATTTCCCAGGCTACCCCAGAAAAAACTCGTCGTTATGCCCAGGCTGATCACGAAGGACGCTTGACTATATTTATGCTAGTAATTGCTGCAGCTTGTGCTAGCGTCTTAGCCATTGGATTTTTACTCAATGATAAAAAAGGGTTGACACCAATTCTGCTGATCCTACACGTCATGCTTTCGATTATGACAATTGTGGGTTCTTGGTTATTGGTGCATATAATGTTTGCATTGCAATATGCACACATTTATTATCAAAAGACTAGTAATAGCGAAGAAATAATTAGGGGGCTAGATTTTCCTAATAATGATTCTCCAGACTACTGGGAATTTTTATATTATTCTTTTGTTATCGGCATGACTAGCCAAGTTTCCGATGTGCAAACAACATCATCTTCTATGAGGAGATTGAGTTTAGTGCATGGGATTTTGTCATTCTTTTTTAACACTACTATTTTAGCGATGAGTATTAATATTATCGCATCATTGATATAG
- a CDS encoding serine/threonine-protein kinase → MSPILQTAVHCINPDCEYPYPQPWGNKFCNSCGAPLQLLNRYVPLQTLGAGGFAQIYTVWDERTQTEKVLKVLVENAPKALELFTQEAAVLSRLQDPGVPRVDADGYFQLNLSNPKPRQIPCLVMEKINGQTLEEIGKQYPQGCPEDLVLSWFSQAVQILQELHKRQIIHRDIKPSNLMLRTTSPTTPMLSGGMAGDQLVLIDFGGAKQFSGAMWRSESSSTRLYTSGYSPPEQVTGGYVGPTVDFYALGRTMIELLTGKCPPDLADPQTGILHWRSEVRVNPQFADLLDEMIQEDVRSRPANAAIIQKRLAKIIRGPLKPGLFSLIQDAVRQVGAKFTPLQQAVEKALAEFAQAIGTTALFIIKAIAKFLLACLATIWAMTLTSMGASLGTIAGFILAYRTILGSRVAEFIFRQLPDLVPNTQPVLGAEILVFAAAGLGTAWGLTVAGVFGQRRRFLVASLMGIISYGLGWLILLLNTPKNSNEGLVISILFTVFLFTLSLGLRGYHLVYAAIASFGTSMFFAGLIRSGFLPTIFQFSSQPQWIELYLPVAFFGFVGVFLSFWLGVSYYLIVPGLRLLGWR, encoded by the coding sequence GTGTCCCCTATCCTTCAGACTGCGGTTCACTGCATAAATCCTGACTGTGAATATCCCTATCCCCAACCTTGGGGAAACAAATTTTGCAACAGCTGTGGCGCACCGTTACAGCTACTAAACCGCTATGTTCCACTCCAAACCTTGGGTGCAGGAGGATTTGCCCAAATTTATACTGTTTGGGATGAGAGAACCCAAACCGAGAAAGTACTGAAAGTATTGGTGGAAAATGCACCGAAAGCACTGGAATTGTTTACGCAAGAGGCAGCAGTTTTAAGTCGGCTGCAAGATCCTGGTGTTCCCCGCGTGGATGCTGACGGGTACTTTCAACTCAATTTGTCTAATCCCAAACCGCGCCAAATACCTTGTTTGGTGATGGAAAAAATCAATGGCCAAACCCTAGAAGAAATCGGCAAACAGTATCCTCAAGGATGTCCAGAGGATTTGGTGTTAAGCTGGTTTTCCCAGGCTGTGCAGATTTTGCAGGAATTGCACAAGCGTCAGATTATTCATCGAGATATTAAGCCTTCTAATTTAATGTTGCGTACTACTTCCCCAACTACACCCATGCTTTCGGGGGGAATGGCTGGGGATCAGCTAGTGCTAATTGATTTTGGCGGCGCAAAACAATTTAGTGGTGCAATGTGGCGTTCTGAATCGAGTTCAACCAGGTTATATACTTCAGGCTACAGTCCCCCAGAGCAAGTTACTGGGGGTTATGTGGGACCAACCGTTGATTTTTATGCCCTCGGTCGGACGATGATTGAATTACTCACGGGTAAATGTCCCCCAGATTTAGCTGATCCGCAAACTGGAATATTGCACTGGCGTTCTGAAGTTCGTGTGAATCCGCAGTTTGCAGATTTGCTGGATGAAATGATACAGGAAGATGTGCGATCGCGTCCAGCAAATGCAGCAATCATCCAAAAACGGTTAGCCAAAATTATTCGCGGCCCATTAAAGCCAGGGTTATTTTCCCTAATTCAAGATGCTGTTCGCCAAGTAGGGGCTAAATTTACGCCGTTACAGCAAGCTGTGGAAAAAGCTTTAGCAGAATTTGCTCAAGCCATAGGCACAACTGCTCTTTTTATTATTAAAGCGATCGCTAAATTTTTGCTAGCCTGTCTTGCCACAATTTGGGCTATGACTCTCACTAGTATGGGCGCGAGCCTAGGGACAATTGCTGGTTTTATTTTGGCATATCGCACAATATTAGGTAGTCGTGTTGCCGAATTTATCTTTCGTCAGCTACCTGACTTAGTACCCAATACTCAACCCGTCTTAGGCGCAGAAATTCTCGTGTTTGCTGCCGCCGGCTTAGGAACTGCATGGGGGCTAACAGTGGCTGGAGTATTTGGTCAACGGCGACGGTTTCTGGTGGCTTCACTGATGGGAATAATCAGCTATGGATTAGGCTGGCTAATTTTACTATTAAACACACCTAAAAATAGCAACGAAGGTTTGGTCATCTCTATTTTGTTCACAGTGTTTCTATTCACCCTGAGTTTAGGTCTGCGCGGATATCATTTAGTCTATGCGGCGATCGCTTCTTTCGGTACATCCATGTTTTTTGCTGGCTTAATTCGTTCGGGGTTTCTGCCTACCATATTTCAATTTTCCAGTCAACCCCAATGGATAGAATTATACCTGCCTGTGGCTTTCTTTGGTTTTGTGGGTGTTTTCCTGAGCTTCTGGTTGGGAGTTAGTTATTACCTAATTGTGCCAGGGTTGCGCCTCCTAGGCTGGCGTTAG
- a CDS encoding HAD family hydrolase: MERPKVIFLDAVGTLIGVKGSVGEVYRQIAQEFGVEVSADILNTKFIQSFKAAPPPIFPDADNQDIPQHEFDWWQKIAFNTFESAGVIKQFSDFSAFFSELYIHFGTAQAWFVYPDVLSALVNWRRLGIELGVVSNFDSRIYSVLQSLGLRDFFTSITISTQVGVAKPNPQIFTVALEKHDCQPEAAWHIGDSVTEDYNGAKAAGLRGIWINREQKE, translated from the coding sequence ATGGAACGACCGAAAGTTATTTTTTTAGATGCTGTAGGCACACTCATCGGCGTCAAAGGTAGTGTAGGCGAAGTTTATCGTCAGATAGCCCAGGAATTTGGCGTTGAAGTTTCAGCCGATATATTGAATACAAAATTTATCCAAAGCTTTAAAGCAGCACCACCGCCGATATTTCCGGACGCTGACAACCAAGACATTCCCCAACATGAGTTTGATTGGTGGCAGAAAATTGCCTTCAATACCTTTGAAAGCGCTGGCGTTATCAAGCAATTTTCAGACTTTTCGGCTTTTTTTAGTGAACTCTATATCCACTTTGGCACTGCCCAAGCGTGGTTTGTCTATCCTGATGTGCTATCAGCTTTGGTAAACTGGCGGCGCTTAGGAATTGAGTTGGGAGTGGTGTCTAATTTCGATTCCCGGATTTATTCAGTGTTGCAAAGCTTGGGATTGAGGGACTTTTTTACCTCCATCACAATTTCTACCCAGGTAGGTGTAGCTAAACCCAATCCCCAAATTTTTACCGTGGCTTTAGAAAAACATGACTGTCAACCAGAGGCGGCTTGGCACATTGGCGACAGCGTCACAGAAGACTATAACGGAGCAAAAGCAGCTGGATTGAGAGGTATTTGGATTAATCGTGAACAAAAGGAATAG
- a CDS encoding NAD(P)/FAD-dependent oxidoreductase encodes MTQQTSRIVILGGGFGGLYTALRLSQLHWESTQKPEIVLVDQSDRFLFSPLLYELLTGELQTWEIAPPFTELLANTGVRFYQAVVAGIDTTQQLVQLQDGPELAYDRLVLALGGETPLDLVAGATSYAYPFRTITDAYRLEERLRVLEASDADKIRVAIAGAGYSGVELACKLADRLKDRGRFRLIDIADQILRTSPDFNREAAKKALDARNVFIDLDTKIESIGPDTISLEYKNQVDTIPVDLVIWTVGTRVSSVVKSLPLKQNQRGQISTTPTLQVFDHPEIFALGDLADTLDAEGQQVPATAQAAFQQADYTAWNIWASLTNRPLLPFRYQKLGEMLALGIDNATLTGLGIKLDGPLAYVGRRLAYLYRLPTLDHQLKVGFNWLVRPIIETLSR; translated from the coding sequence ATGACTCAACAAACTAGTAGAATTGTAATCCTTGGTGGAGGCTTTGGTGGCCTCTACACAGCCCTGCGTTTAAGCCAGTTGCATTGGGAATCTACACAAAAACCCGAAATTGTGCTGGTAGATCAAAGCGATCGCTTCTTATTCTCTCCTTTACTCTACGAATTACTCACCGGGGAACTGCAAACCTGGGAAATTGCCCCACCTTTTACAGAACTTTTAGCAAACACAGGTGTGCGTTTTTATCAAGCAGTTGTGGCGGGAATTGATACAACTCAGCAGCTGGTACAGTTACAAGATGGGCCAGAACTCGCCTACGATCGCCTAGTATTAGCTTTGGGTGGAGAAACACCACTAGATTTAGTTGCTGGTGCCACATCCTACGCTTACCCATTCCGCACTATCACTGACGCCTACCGTCTGGAAGAACGCCTAAGGGTCTTAGAAGCATCAGATGCTGATAAAATTCGGGTGGCGATCGCTGGCGCTGGTTACAGCGGCGTAGAATTAGCTTGTAAGTTAGCAGACAGACTCAAAGACAGGGGACGCTTCCGACTCATAGATATTGCTGACCAAATTTTGCGAACTTCCCCAGATTTTAACCGCGAAGCCGCAAAAAAAGCTTTAGATGCACGCAATGTATTTATTGATTTAGACACAAAAATTGAATCAATTGGGCCAGATACAATCTCCCTAGAATACAAAAACCAAGTAGACACGATTCCTGTCGATTTGGTAATTTGGACAGTGGGAACGCGGGTTAGTTCTGTCGTTAAATCCCTACCCCTCAAACAAAATCAGCGGGGTCAAATCAGCACCACACCAACTCTACAAGTTTTCGACCATCCAGAAATTTTCGCCTTGGGAGATTTGGCAGACACTTTAGATGCAGAAGGACAACAAGTCCCCGCCACCGCCCAAGCTGCGTTTCAACAAGCTGATTATACCGCTTGGAATATCTGGGCAAGTCTGACTAATCGTCCTCTATTACCCTTCCGTTACCAAAAGTTAGGCGAAATGTTAGCGCTAGGAATAGACAACGCTACCTTAACTGGTTTAGGAATCAAACTAGATGGACCCTTGGCTTATGTCGGCCGTCGCCTTGCTTATCTGTATCGGCTACCAACTCTAGATCATCAACTAAAAGTTGGTTTTAACTGGCTAGTCCGTCCTATTATAGAGACGCTTTCTCGATAG